Proteins co-encoded in one Opitutus terrae PB90-1 genomic window:
- a CDS encoding LL-diaminopimelate aminotransferase: MIRINENYTKLKASYLFSDIARRVNTFAAAHPGQPVIRLGIGDVTEPLPPVCVEALHAASDEMGQRATFKGYGPEQGYAFLREAIAQHDFAARGCAIDPDEIFVSDGAKCDCGNIQEIFAHDLRLAIPDPVYPVYVDTNVMAGRTGPNVDGRYEGITYLDCTPANGYIPAIPTAASDLIYLCFPNNPTGAVATKAQLAAWVDYARRHRAIILFDAAYESFIRDPRIPHSIYEIDGAREVAIEFRSFSKTAGFTGTRCAFTVIPKSLKAWDAAGHEHSLHAMWNRRHTTKFNGVAYPIQRAAAAIYTDAGRQQTRALTSFYLENAALIRKAMLQLGFTCSGGDNAPYIWVNVGRDSWEFFDLLLNRAQVVCTPGAGFGKCGEGHVRISAFNSRDNVVAALERIAQALK, encoded by the coding sequence ATGATCCGCATCAACGAAAACTACACGAAGCTGAAGGCTTCCTATCTGTTCAGCGACATCGCCCGCCGCGTGAACACCTTCGCCGCCGCCCATCCCGGTCAGCCCGTGATCCGGCTCGGCATCGGCGACGTGACCGAACCGCTGCCGCCCGTGTGCGTTGAGGCGCTCCACGCCGCGAGCGATGAGATGGGCCAGCGGGCCACCTTCAAGGGTTACGGTCCGGAGCAGGGCTACGCGTTTCTCCGCGAGGCGATCGCGCAGCACGACTTCGCCGCGCGCGGCTGCGCGATCGATCCGGACGAGATCTTCGTGTCCGACGGCGCCAAGTGCGACTGCGGCAACATCCAGGAAATCTTCGCCCACGATCTCCGGCTCGCCATCCCGGATCCGGTGTATCCCGTCTACGTCGACACCAACGTCATGGCCGGCCGCACTGGCCCGAACGTCGACGGCCGCTACGAGGGGATCACCTATCTCGATTGCACGCCCGCCAACGGCTACATCCCCGCGATCCCCACCGCCGCTAGCGACCTGATTTATCTTTGTTTTCCCAACAATCCGACAGGCGCCGTCGCCACGAAGGCCCAGCTCGCCGCGTGGGTGGACTACGCCCGCCGACACCGCGCGATCATCCTCTTCGACGCCGCCTACGAGTCGTTCATCCGCGATCCCCGGATTCCGCACAGCATCTACGAGATCGACGGCGCGCGCGAGGTCGCGATCGAATTCCGCAGCTTTTCCAAGACCGCCGGGTTCACCGGCACGCGCTGCGCCTTCACGGTGATCCCGAAGTCGCTCAAGGCCTGGGACGCCGCCGGCCACGAGCACTCGCTGCACGCGATGTGGAATCGCCGGCACACGACGAAGTTCAACGGTGTCGCCTATCCGATCCAGCGCGCCGCCGCCGCGATCTACACCGATGCCGGCCGTCAGCAGACACGGGCGCTCACGAGCTTCTACCTTGAGAACGCCGCGCTCATCCGCAAGGCGATGCTCCAGCTCGGTTTCACCTGCAGCGGCGGCGACAACGCGCCCTACATTTGGGTGAACGTCGGCCGCGATTCGTGGGAGTTCTTCGACCTGTTGCTCAACCGCGCCCAAGTCGTGTGCACGCCCGGCGCAGGATTCGGCAAATGCGGCGAAGGCCACGTGCGGATCAGCGCGTTCAACTCGCGCGACAACGTCGTCGCCGCGCTTGAGCGGATCGCGCAGGCGCTAAAGTGA
- a CDS encoding PqiC family protein, producing MNRTGHLKQLEPTRMSSLWKPALAGSLLVGMLTGCSLPEAQPDLTRFYVLTPTLAAAEMAKPAEAAPRVLLRGVMVPEFLRGKIMPVRLSDTELRYIDQARWAEPLEAGLQRTLKVDLERSGRVRVVGRGSEPHDFEIALQVRQCEGVVPGRVARLAARIEVYSGDVEAKLVAQDEFTTEIAGWDGANHAELAKKLSEAAAQLAQRVADLLPAK from the coding sequence ATGAATCGGACCGGTCACCTGAAACAGCTGGAGCCAACGCGGATGAGCAGCCTGTGGAAGCCTGCGCTGGCTGGCTCGCTCCTTGTGGGGATGCTGACGGGCTGCTCGCTGCCGGAAGCGCAGCCGGATCTGACGCGGTTCTACGTGCTCACACCGACGCTCGCCGCGGCGGAGATGGCAAAGCCTGCGGAGGCGGCGCCGCGGGTGCTACTGCGCGGGGTGATGGTGCCGGAGTTTTTGCGCGGGAAAATCATGCCGGTGCGGCTCTCGGACACCGAACTGCGGTACATCGATCAGGCGCGCTGGGCGGAGCCGCTCGAGGCAGGTTTGCAGCGAACCCTCAAAGTGGATCTCGAGCGCAGCGGGCGCGTGCGCGTGGTTGGCCGCGGCAGCGAGCCGCACGATTTCGAAATCGCGCTGCAGGTGCGGCAGTGTGAAGGCGTGGTGCCGGGCCGCGTGGCGCGGCTCGCGGCACGGATTGAGGTGTATTCCGGCGACGTCGAAGCGAAGCTGGTCGCGCAGGATGAATTTACGACGGAGATCGCGGGCTGGGATGGCGCGAATCACGCGGAGCTCGCGAAGAAATTGAGCGAGGCGGCGGCGCAGCTCGCGCAGCGCGTCGCCGATCTGCTGCCGGCGAAGTAA
- a CDS encoding MlaD family protein produces the protein MKTKLRPTIVGAFVIGAFVLGLIAMLAFGGVSFFSKPQRFVVFFDESIHGLDLGSPVKLRGVRIGRVAGLNVRYDEATNRSLVAVVCELNRDMMTDNQGVQIDVSSRQELQMLVDRGLRAQLGVLGLATGLLFVELNFVDAHEYPAQATAFEARYVVVPTMPSALSEYQANLTEILNDMRRIDFAGISTEFKGLLVDTRKQLTGVDLKGAVAQWQKTGAQFEALAAMPEFKTTLANANQAITDLRGVLAKVDQQVEQIGPASQELTATLAQAKAALETFNHTAQTAQRFIAAQGGLGDEASRALEQITSAAEAVQRLADFLERNPQALISGKKR, from the coding sequence GTGAAAACCAAACTCAGACCGACAATCGTGGGTGCGTTCGTGATCGGAGCCTTTGTGCTTGGGCTGATCGCGATGCTGGCGTTTGGCGGCGTGAGCTTCTTTTCGAAGCCGCAGCGGTTCGTCGTGTTTTTCGACGAGTCGATCCACGGGCTGGATCTCGGCTCGCCGGTGAAGCTGCGCGGCGTGCGGATCGGTCGCGTGGCCGGGCTCAACGTGCGCTATGACGAGGCCACGAATCGTTCGCTCGTGGCGGTCGTGTGCGAGCTGAACCGGGATATGATGACGGACAACCAGGGCGTGCAGATCGACGTGTCGAGTCGCCAGGAGCTGCAGATGCTGGTGGATCGCGGGTTGCGCGCGCAGCTGGGCGTGTTGGGACTCGCGACCGGACTGCTGTTCGTGGAACTGAATTTCGTCGATGCGCACGAGTACCCCGCGCAGGCGACGGCGTTCGAAGCGCGCTACGTGGTGGTGCCGACGATGCCCTCGGCGCTTTCGGAGTATCAGGCGAATCTCACCGAGATCCTGAACGACATGCGCCGGATCGATTTCGCGGGGATTTCGACGGAATTCAAGGGGCTGCTGGTGGACACGCGGAAGCAGCTGACGGGTGTGGACCTCAAGGGGGCGGTGGCGCAGTGGCAGAAAACGGGGGCACAGTTCGAGGCGCTCGCGGCGATGCCGGAGTTCAAGACGACGCTCGCGAACGCCAACCAAGCGATCACGGACCTCCGCGGAGTGCTGGCAAAGGTCGACCAACAGGTGGAGCAGATCGGGCCGGCGAGCCAGGAGCTGACCGCCACGCTCGCGCAGGCGAAGGCGGCGCTGGAAACGTTCAATCACACCGCGCAGACGGCGCAGCGATTCATCGCGGCGCAGGGCGGCCTCGGCGACGAGGCGAGCCGCGCGCTGGAGCAGATCACTTCCGCCGCGGAGGCGGTGCAGCGGCTGGCGGATTTTCTGGAGCGCAATCCGCAGGCGCTCATCTCGGGCAAGAAACGTTGA
- a CDS encoding ABC transporter ATP-binding protein produces MSDTESAPTPAIDVQGLHCAYEGRTILKDVSFQVRRGEVFFVIGGSGCGKSTLLRNLIGIQTPVAGSVTFLGESFTKARPERRQELLQRFGVLYQGAALWTSLTLRQNVELPLEEYTTLSRREREEIATLKLAQVGLAGSEDFYPAEISGGMKKRAGLARSLALDPAILFLDEPSAGLDPITSRKLDDLVLQIRDLLGTTMFVVSHELASIFSIADRVIMLDREQQGIVAEGQPRELARSSGDPRVREFLHRGDLPPT; encoded by the coding sequence ATGAGTGACACCGAAAGCGCACCGACGCCGGCGATCGACGTGCAGGGGCTGCATTGCGCCTACGAAGGTCGGACGATCCTGAAGGACGTGAGCTTCCAGGTCCGGCGCGGCGAGGTGTTTTTCGTGATCGGCGGCTCCGGTTGCGGCAAGAGCACGCTGTTGCGGAATCTGATCGGCATTCAAACGCCGGTGGCCGGCTCGGTGACGTTTCTCGGCGAATCGTTCACGAAGGCGCGGCCGGAACGGCGGCAGGAACTGCTCCAGCGATTTGGCGTGCTCTACCAAGGGGCGGCGTTGTGGACCTCGCTGACGTTGCGGCAGAACGTTGAGCTACCGCTCGAGGAATACACCACGCTCTCGCGCCGCGAGCGCGAGGAGATCGCCACGTTGAAGCTGGCGCAGGTGGGGCTCGCGGGCTCGGAGGATTTTTATCCGGCGGAGATCAGCGGCGGCATGAAGAAACGCGCCGGGCTCGCGCGCTCGCTCGCATTGGATCCGGCGATCCTGTTCCTCGACGAACCGTCGGCGGGGCTTGATCCCATCACGTCGCGGAAGCTGGACGATCTGGTCCTGCAGATTCGCGATCTGCTCGGCACGACGATGTTTGTCGTGTCGCACGAACTGGCGTCGATTTTCAGCATCGCGGATCGCGTGATCATGCTCGACCGCGAGCAGCAGGGAATCGTCGCCGAAGGTCAGCCGCGCGAGCTGGCGCGGAGCAGCGGAGACCCGCGCGTACGCGAGTTCCTGCATCGCGGTGACCTGCCCCCGACATGA
- a CDS encoding MlaE family ABC transporter permease, translating to MPVSPPVRSSARAAGRLDGNVLEVELGGSWRITDRRPAWMDVVSSHRPAKLRLHVDAVERWDSSLLLFLFEIGEWCRANQVACDTTVLPPRVQTLLTQLASSHATSVPHDRSVNFLAVVGNATMELSRKTQDFVQFFGECVLGAVKLLKRPDKFRWRDCLEEMQQCGAMALPIVSLIAFLVGVTLAYIGALVLRQYGGDIYVADLIGMAMVREMGAVMTAVVLAGRTGAAFAAQLGNMKANEEIDALETLGISPVQFLVMPRLLALGVMMPLLALYANALGILGGMAVSAGVLDISPSAYWVEMGTIVTLRDVASGFIKAIAFGGIVGLSGCLRGLQAERSAAGVGRAATSAVVTSILLLVVADAIFAVLFNVIGL from the coding sequence ATGCCCGTTTCGCCCCCAGTCCGCAGCAGCGCCCGCGCCGCTGGTCGCCTGGACGGAAACGTGTTGGAGGTGGAGCTCGGCGGATCGTGGCGGATCACCGATCGTCGGCCCGCGTGGATGGACGTCGTGAGCAGCCACCGCCCGGCGAAACTGAGGCTGCACGTGGACGCGGTCGAGCGGTGGGACAGCTCGTTGCTGTTGTTCCTGTTCGAGATCGGCGAATGGTGCCGGGCGAACCAGGTAGCGTGCGACACGACGGTGCTGCCGCCGCGGGTGCAGACCCTGTTGACGCAGCTGGCGTCGTCGCACGCCACGAGCGTGCCGCACGATCGCTCGGTCAATTTTCTGGCGGTGGTCGGCAACGCGACGATGGAGCTGTCGCGCAAGACGCAGGATTTCGTGCAGTTCTTCGGTGAGTGCGTGCTCGGGGCGGTGAAGCTGCTGAAGCGGCCGGACAAGTTTCGCTGGCGCGACTGCCTCGAGGAAATGCAGCAGTGCGGCGCGATGGCGCTGCCGATCGTCAGCCTGATCGCGTTTCTCGTGGGCGTGACGCTCGCGTACATCGGCGCGCTCGTGCTGCGACAATACGGTGGCGACATCTACGTCGCGGACCTGATCGGCATGGCGATGGTCCGTGAAATGGGCGCGGTCATGACGGCGGTGGTGCTAGCGGGCCGGACCGGCGCGGCGTTTGCCGCGCAACTCGGCAACATGAAGGCCAACGAGGAGATCGATGCGCTGGAGACGCTGGGTATTTCGCCGGTGCAGTTCCTCGTGATGCCACGCTTGCTGGCGCTGGGCGTGATGATGCCGCTGCTCGCGTTGTATGCGAATGCGCTGGGCATTCTCGGCGGCATGGCGGTGTCGGCGGGGGTGTTGGACATTTCACCGTCAGCTTACTGGGTCGAGATGGGCACGATCGTGACGTTGCGCGACGTCGCGTCCGGGTTCATCAAGGCGATCGCGTTCGGCGGCATCGTCGGGCTGTCGGGTTGTTTGCGCGGACTGCAGGCGGAGCGCAGCGCGGCGGGCGTCGGTCGGGCTGCGACCTCGGCGGTGGTGACGTCGATCCTGCTGCTCGTGGTGGCGGATGCGATTTTCGCGGTGCTGTTCAACGTGATCGGATTGTGA
- a CDS encoding HAD family hydrolase: MTSPAAKPNLSGFLLPVEPAVSARNVAVPVRRGLSLLIMQFTTFLFDLDGTLVDHLAAIHRAHSHTMRQLGLPPPSLAQVRAAIGGGVEVAIARLIGKERVAQALPIYRPYWQATMLEDVKLMPGARELLEGLHACGATLAIFTNKHGPSSRAVCDHLGLSALLSGNFGATDTPWLKPQPEFARHALAKLGKSPRGTLMVGDSPWDVETGKTGGFPAWCVTTGTHEAHELEAAGADKVFPDLFAVARELGM; encoded by the coding sequence GTGACAAGCCCCGCCGCCAAACCAAATCTCTCCGGTTTTCTTTTGCCGGTGGAGCCTGCCGTCTCGGCGCGGAATGTAGCCGTGCCGGTCCGGCGCGGGCTTTCCCTCCTGATCATGCAGTTCACGACCTTCCTCTTCGATCTCGACGGCACGCTCGTCGATCATCTCGCCGCGATCCACCGCGCGCATTCGCATACGATGCGCCAGCTCGGACTGCCGCCGCCTTCGCTGGCGCAGGTCCGCGCGGCTATCGGCGGCGGCGTGGAGGTCGCGATCGCGCGGCTCATCGGCAAGGAACGCGTCGCGCAAGCGCTGCCGATCTACCGGCCGTACTGGCAGGCCACGATGCTGGAGGACGTGAAGCTGATGCCCGGCGCCCGCGAACTCCTCGAGGGCCTGCACGCGTGCGGCGCCACACTTGCGATTTTCACCAACAAGCACGGCCCGTCCTCACGCGCCGTGTGCGATCACCTCGGCCTCTCGGCGCTGCTCAGCGGCAATTTCGGCGCCACCGATACGCCGTGGCTCAAGCCGCAGCCGGAATTCGCCAGGCACGCGCTGGCGAAGCTCGGCAAGTCCCCGCGGGGCACGCTGATGGTCGGCGACTCGCCGTGGGATGTCGAAACCGGCAAGACCGGCGGTTTCCCCGCCTGGTGCGTCACCACCGGCACCCACGAAGCGCACGAACTCGAAGCCGCCGGCGCCGACAAGGTCTTCCCGGATCTCTTTGCCGTCGCGCGCGAGCTCGGCATGTAG